The Garra rufa chromosome 23, GarRuf1.0, whole genome shotgun sequence genome includes a region encoding these proteins:
- the ugt5g2 gene encoding UDP glucuronosyltransferase 5 family, polypeptide G2 has product MGVLVQMSEFVGIIKVAHIANCAMLTTMLENKDLMTQIKMANYDLMLTDPAMPGGVILAHYLQLPMVYNVRWMSFGEGHFSIAPSPISYVPVPGSGLTDRMGLLERTRNFLHYGLNLIQERWLLIPMYSSLLLNYFPPGADLLAMQRSAEFWLVRVDFVFEFPRPSMPNLVYIGGFQCRPAKPLPAELEEFIQSSGDHGVVVMSLGTLIAGLPREVMEAIATAFARIPQKVIWRFIGERPSSLGNNTLLLQWIPQNDLLGHPKTRAFVAHGGTNGLYEAIYHGVPVLGLPLLFDQLDNIVRLEARGAARMLDAATCTTEEFFEALSDILENPTYRQNMQELSSLHRDQPLHPLDKAVYWIEFVLRNKGAPHLRAEAYNMSTYSYYCLDVAALVLLTLLLTLGGLYIMYIRRRKRKTIKGARDGNKKAVKEGSKRLKETINASKDSSNIPISKLRASKRI; this is encoded by the coding sequence ATGGGTGTCCTAGTCCAAATGTCAGAATTTGTTGGCATCATAAAGGTGGCTCACATTGCAAACTGTGCCATGCTCACCACCATGCTGGAGAACAAAGATCTAATGACACAAATAAAGATGGCAAACTATGACTTGATGCTCACCGACCCTGCCATGCCAGGTGGGGTCATCCTAGCACATTACCTGCAACTTCCAATGGTCTATAATGTCCGTTGGATGAGTTTTGGAGAAGGTCACTTCTCCATCGCACCTTCTCCCATATCCTATGTGCCTGTGCCTGGCTCAGGTCTAACAGACCGAATGGGTTTGTTAGAAAGAACCCGTAACTTTCTACATTATGGGTTGAATCTCATTCAAGAGCGCTGGTTGTTGATTCCCATGTATTCCAGCTTGTTGCTCAACTACTTCCCACCCGGCGCCGACCTTTTAGCCATGCAACGTTCGGCAGAGTTCTGGCTTGTCCGTGTAGACTTTGTGTTTGAATTCCCACGACCCTCCATGCCAAACCTCGTCTACATCGGTGGCTTCCAGTGTCGTCCAGCCAAGCCTCTCCCTGCTGAGCTGGAGGAGTTCATACAGAGCTCAGGAGACCATGGAGTGGTCGTGATGTCTTTGGGAACGCTAATTGCAGGATTGCCTCGAGAGGTCATGGAGGCCATTGCCACAGCTTTTGCCCGCATCCCACAGAAAGTGATCTGGAGGTTTATTGGTGAGAGACCTTCATCATTGGGGAATAACACTCTACTGCTTCAATGGATACCTCAGAACGACTTGCTCGGCCATCCAAAGACCCGTGCTTTTGTGGCTCACGGTGGCACCAATGGTCTATACGAAGCCATCTATCATGGGGTGCCAGTTTTGGGACTCCCTTTGCTATTTGACCAGCTAGATAATATTGTACGTCTTGAGGCAAGAGGGGCCGCACGGATGCTGGACGCAGCTACTTGTACCACAGAAGAGTTCTTTGAAGCTTTGAGTGATATCTTAGAGAATCCGACGTATCGTCAGAACATGCAGGAGCTCTCCAGTTTACATCGAGATCAGCCTCTGCATCCTCTGGACAAAGCAGTGTACTGGATCGAGTTTGTCTTGCGCAATAAAGGTGCACCCCATCTGCGTGCTGAGGCCTACAACATGTCCACATACTCCTACTACTGTCTAGATGTAGCTGCATTGGTTCTCCTCACACTTCTGCTGACTCTGGGAGGTCTCTACATAATGTATATACGAAGACGGAAGAGAAAGACAATCAAGGGAGCGAGAGACGGCAACAAAAAAGCTGTAAAGGAAGGCAGTAAGAGGCTGAAAGAGACCATTAATGCTTCGAAAGACAGCAGTAATATTCCCATTTCAAAACTAAGAGCAAGCAAAAGAATTTAG